DNA sequence from the Falco peregrinus isolate bFalPer1 chromosome 1, bFalPer1.pri, whole genome shotgun sequence genome:
aaaatgcagcttcacTTGGTATTTTGCCATAAGTACAGAAGGGCTTTTCCTTGATTGCTTGGTCTCCTTTGTTGTGcgtaaacattttttttttctcttttaaaacccTGAAACAAAGCCGTGACCCAAATCCTcgctgaaatgaaaataaagcagctcCCAACAGCAGGACATGTTTGTAGATGAGACACGTGGCGTGTGGCTAGACCCAGAAGgtgtatataaataaataaataaataaactccAAATCCTTCCCCAGTGGCAGGAGCCATAGAGGGGACCAGCGACCCCAGGCAGAGCCCctcagccaggagctggggatGCCTTGGCTTAGCCAGACACGTTGTGtcccctgcctctgctcccagtGGGGTGTGCTGGGCGGGAACCTGGGAACCTGGGAAACACAGGGCAGACCAGAAATCATGAATGCACTAATTAGCAGCCTGGGGTGAATTTTCTATGCACTGATGCTGTTTTCCATGAATGCTTTTACCCAGATGCTGCCAGGCAGTCAGATGGTCGTGTCTCACCTAGATGGGgccacagctgccctgagctggggctgcaccGCAGATCCCAGGGCCTCTTCCCACCACCGCTGCTGTGACAGGCTGCATGACACCCCAAAGCCTGCCAccttgttcctccccagctgtTCAGTCTGGTCTGATGTCCCTTGCTGGGACCACTGGGCTGGCGCCAAAGTCCTCAATGCACATCAGCACTGCCATGAGGCCATCATTGCTCTGTGGGAGGACACAATCTCTTTTATTGTGTGCCATTTTGGTGGGAAACGGTAACTGAAGCTGGCAAGGCTGCACAGCAGACTCGACCCCATGCCCAGTCAGCAGATCATTTCTTGGCTGACAGACGAACACATCCCTAAATAAAAGGATCTCAAACAGGCTTTTGCCACAGGGCTCACAGGCTCCTGGAAGAGCAAGTCTGAGCTGGCCAGCCTGAGGagaagctgagctgctgctgcatcagctGAAATCCTGACGtccccaggggagcagtgcAGGATTGTGAAGGGCTCTGAAGGAGGCGGGAGAGAGCCACAAGTGTCATGAGAGTCTCAGCATGGGTCTCTTGTCAACACCAACAAGTAGGGTGGTCGGGATTGTCCTGGCCTGATCCTCCTGGCCACACAGGTGCCCCTTTCTGTCTGCCCAGCAAGGAGAAGTTGGATGGATGCTGGGGGCAGCTTTCCAATGCCTGGAGGCATCTGGTAAGCTTGGGTCCTTGCGTTGCTCTTTGTGGCTTGCTTCCCCACCAGTCATCCTGTAAGACAGGTCCTGCTCACCCAGTCACTGAAGGACACCTATTTGGTCTTAACCCACAAGGGCTGCCACTTGTTCCACCCTGTGATGCCTCTGGCAAAGGTTTCAGAAAGCAGTGGTCTACTTCCACGTTCAACACCGTCTCATGTCCCCAGACCCTGCCTGGGTTGTCCTTTTGGCATctccctggggagcagaagcTCTTGCTGCCCTTCTCCTAGGAGCCACCAGCTCTGACCTGAGACACATGCAGGGGGTTAAGGCAGGCTGTGAAATTGCACAAACCAGTTGATCTTGTTCAAGCACCGGCAGGTTTACCAGCCAACACCCTCTTCATTAAACCATTTCTGTGATGTCTGGCACCTGGATCAGGGTGTGCAGTGCCTCCGAGGGCGCAGCTGTGGTCTGAGGGGCAGGGTGCTCTCATTGCAGGGATGAGGAACCCATGACTGACGGAGAAGGAGCCCCAGGGCTGGtagtgcagggctgggacacccTCTGAGGGCACGCAGCCAGGTGGTTCAGTGGTTTCATGCAAAAGGTGACATAGAGGCCCATATTTTCATAAGCAAAACTGCTCATGCTGAACATGCATTTTAGCCAACGGTCATGGCATATCCAAACTAGAGATTAAAGAGCAGCAAAGGTGCTTTTGTGCCACTCCACCTTTTATGCACTGAAATTGTATCAGTATCAGGAATGAAAGAGCCAAAAGGCAAAAGGCAGGGTTGAAGTCTGAAGACTGCCGGGGGAGAGAGAAAATCGTGAGCATTATGAGAGATAAAACCTCAGCCCTTTGGGTTTCTTTCTACCACAGGAGGACCACAGGGGTATCACAGTTCAGACAACAGGGGTAACACAGTTCAGAGACAGGATCATGCCAGGCACAACATGAATTTCGGTCAGTATTTCCTCTTACTTCTCCTCTACTCATGTCTTCTCACCAGTTCCCGGCTTTCTGCTCCTTCATTAGGGATTGTTTGGGTCTCTAGGATTTaatttctgatcttttttttaacacctaTGAACAGAAGTGAtattttttgatttattaatttgttACCATAGACAGAGCATGCACTTGAGAAAGCAGATCTCTGCAGCTGTTCAATACATTTGTGTTTCTACTTTCTTATTCAGAAATATCAAAGAAgtcaggggagggggggcagaaGCAGGGAATGTGTCTGGAAAATTATGTTCTGGTATTGACAAGATATGTTGGGAAGAACCAGACaacagctggaggaaggagggaaaatggTAATCCGTCCCATTGCTGCTGTGATTTCTATATCCCCCCAGATATCTCATGGCCTGGAAAACTTCCCTTAACAGCAAATACTTTAGAGATATGGGTGCACAGGCACATTGCCTCATCTCTGATATAGCCACCAGGTCAAGTCCTGGCTGTCAGTTAATTTAAAGCATCTTGACCGAGGCAGCATTTCCATACTGTATTTTGTTGCATATAGATGTAATAAACTTTCCCTGGAAACATTTTgggcaaataaaaagaaatgaaccATGCTTTGGAGCATTCACCCAGGGATCTCTTAGAGGCTTCAGTATTTGTAATTGGTCACAGTAGAGTGATGGACAAACTGAGGAAGATGTTGCTCTTCTCAAGAGCATTCAGCACTCTGAAATAATCAGATGTGTCTTGTGCCACAGAATCATTCTCCCACAAAAGAAGAGTAGGGCCTGGGCAAAACTGGTGAAACTGGGTGAAACAGTTCAGGTGGTCTGAAGACAGGTCCATCTGAAGGCAAAAGCCTGATCATACATCTCTTCAAAATCACACCAGCTAAAAGGTGAGTGAAATCTTTATTCAAGCAAATGAGATGTCCTTAACGACACATGTCAAGGGATGGTGAAGATCTTCTCCCTGAGATGGAGGCAGCTTCAGTAGCACCTAAGGGATGTATTTTCCCTTGTGCATCCCTCAAAACCATGACTGCTGTGGAgattttttcccaaagcaaaaatgtttgtgtCATCAAGCATGGTGAGGATTGGAGGGAAATTGCAATCGATATTGATTGTAGATCATTATCTGTCTCCTCTGTATTAATGATGGGTTGGGTTTTGCTCATTTCAGCAGTAAATTAATCAGCCTGGAGGGTCTGTTGAGCATGTCTGCTAGTGCACAGGTTAAGAAATCCTCAGTCCCCTTAGTCTGCCTCCTAACTAGTAACTCACAACATGGACCTATGGTAATCTGTTGTAAGGCAAATACATTCGCCAGTATTTTTACCTCTTCATCTGGATCATGAGCTGCCTACTGCTTTTGACAACAGTCCATACATTTGGTGATTAGGACCCATGTGGGAAGAAATACACCCTCGccctatttttttaattctatatAATTAAAGAGGCCAAACCATGAAACGGGCCCATGAGCAAACACGTGAGGAGAAATTGGCCATTTTCAGGTTTAGGCTGGAAATCCCAGCTACTGCCTCAGACggcaggtcctgctgcaggctcgGTAGGTGCAGGGGGGGACAAAAAGTCTCTAGGCTGGTTGTTTGGGTGGAGCTCAGCAAGTTTATAGCTGGGTTGGATGTGGCACCAGTGACAGCCAGGCCTGCGGGTCCTTGGCTCCTGAGCTTCTCCAGTTTGGTGCAGCAGGttatttctttgtgaaagaTCCTGATTTGGGAAGCAGTATAAAACGGTGGTTAGGACTTTCTCTAGGTTGTCATAATTTTGTGGATGAAATAACATGATCCTGACTTCATTTCACTTGAAAGAGGAACCTGAAGTGTGTTATTTGAAGGTGCAGTCTTAAGTATATATGTGACTCATCCTCATTAGCCTCAGCGTTATGTTGCAAACTGATAGCAATAGCTTCCCATCATTCATGCCAATTTTACTCTTACCAACCTTTTATTAGGCAATCTACCGACAGGTTGAGTTTGACCAATGCTCCCTGAAGTGAATTCTTCTCCTTTTACTCTTCAGATACAGGTCAGGGGCGGCGTGTACACCTTTGCAAACACTGAGCTGTGTGCTCTAAATCAAGCACAGTGCCTTGCAGAGATCCGCAAtgcagctggtggtggtggtagcaTCACCATAGTCCTGACAGCAACCAGTGCTTTGAGGCCAGCTTTCTGACATCAGTTTGTGTTACAGAGCAATGCTTTAtcctttaaatatattattctCTCTGTTAAAAGGCGAGGGATGCAAAGGTTGCAAATCAATCTCTGATTTTTAATACACCCAGACTGAGGTTCTGAAACCTTCCACTCTTTGAGTCATTGTGGGCATCTTTTACTGTGTGCAGAGACTTGCAGGCAGAATCATGCACAATTCTACAGACAAGCAACTATTTTACCTTCTGGCAAACATGTATAATAAATAGATGGGGCTAGCATGCTGTTAGGTTAAGCACAAATGTGCTCACCATACCTGATGTAGGCACTGATGAGTGGCTTTGCTGGCTGGGCAATTATCAGTGAGGTGGGGAGATGCTGGTGTGAGATCCTGGTGTCTGTTACTAGGAAACCTTTGATGTCCCTGAGTTGCTGTTCCTGACTGTCCACCTCTAGTCAGGTTTTTCTCCCATGTCCTGAAGTTGCTGACAAGATAGAAATAGCTCAGTTGCAGTCACTGGGCGACACCAGGAAGGACTCCCTGTGGACCCAGGCCATTTTCTCCTTGGCATCAGCTTCATCTATTCAAATTGAAATGCTCTGTCATTCCCACCCCTGGCATGAAAGGTGGAGCTCTCAGACTTTTGTTTGGACCACTCAGCAAAGTGAAAGGCATATAAAGAAGACTCATCCATATCTGCTGCTGGGctactctgctgctgctttcacagaTAGAAAGAGTCGGTAGGTAGGTGGGTGGACaggtatttttcaaatatagaTGCTAAGAACAGAGTATTATTCTTAGTGGACCGCACGTTTCAACTCCCTAGAAAATACAGCTGGGTTTTCACCATAAGGCACGCCCCAGGAGGTGACATGGGACTCTGTTCTGGGTGGGTTCTCTTCCAGGAAAGACTTAGCCTGACGCCAAGGCCCAGGTGTTTCCCTTTCACCACCTCCCAGACATCGACTTCTCTGGTTTTATTCTACCAAGAGGAACGTTTCTCTCCTGCAGTCAGTGCTCACTCCCTCCAgcctttccagagctgcagacAAGGTCACTTTCCACCCTTCCTTCACTTaaacccacaacacaaaacacacactcAATTTCTGGAGTAAAATTTTGTGCTTGCAATGCCCTaagccagaaaaagcaaaaaaaaaaaagagtcaaacAGGGCCTCCTGCACACCTCGCCCCAGCAATGGGCTGAAAACACAACCCCAGTGAGGCTCACCAAGCAAAGGGTTGGAGTTCGGCTGTGAGGCAAGAGTTTATTGCAATCTCTAGTCACAGAGGGCAGGCAGAAATTACACCATTATATTTAAGGCATTAAATCAGTGTGAAATAGGGTGATAGGAGATATTTttgagaagagcagagcagcagctctcacaCAAAACCCATGTCCCCAGCCACGTGGGAACGGGTGGCTCCTACATCCCGGGCACATGCAGCACATGGACCATTCATGGATTTTGATCCATCAGAGTGACTATCTGCCTGTACATGCGCTGAGGGGCATCCTGACCCCAGTGGTGGTCAAAGTGGTTCCAGTCGGGGAAGTGCTCATGACGAATGAGGCTGGTGATACGTGGCAGCAAGCGCTGAGTCTCTGCAGGGGGATTCACCCAGTCCTCCCCACCACTCCACAGGACGGTCGGCACTGTCATGTCTTCTATCCTGTACAAAGGGGGGGAGGCCTGGCAGGGGGGAAATGCTCCAGTTATTCACAGGCTCTGACACCAGTAGCACTAATGGATAAGGCATGCTGCCCTGGCATCCCAGAAGACTCTGGCCATGCTGGCTGCTAGAGGAGGCTACCCCCATCCTGgtcccagcctcctcctctgctgctccttccacaAGCGCTCATTTACCTGGTTGTACTTCTCCTGGTTCTTCTCCCCGTAGTCAAACTGCTTGAACTCCCCAGTTTTGGCAGTCTGGAAGGCAGAGGCAAAGTGTTGACTCTCTGTGGGTGACGCCCTGGATCAGCCCTACCTCAAGCAAGGGGCAGCAGCCGGGTCTACATGAACGCtctctgcccagcacagccctagTGTCTGAGCTCGTGCTTGCTGGTGCCTGTCCCATGGGCCAGAGTAAAACGGGAGTCCCAGAAACACCTACACGGGGTCCTTACCCAGGACAGAGGCAAGCAGCTGGGTGTCTCTGCCTtggccagccaggagcagtaGCTACCAGCTGTGGCTTTTGAGACACCTTGGTGCTGCaacttaaaaatcacttttattgGCTTTGATTCTACCTCCTTACCTGTCTCCAGGGCGAATGAAGCAGCATTGTAAAATATCACGTTCACGGATTAAAAGAAAGAGCATTGTTATGAAATCAGAGTCTCTACCTGTCCCCAGTGGAGAAGAGTTTTTACTGATGTATAGTCTGGAAAATGAGCTAGGTATACATTCAATCGgctctgcaggaaaaagaaagtgttttttaagtgagttacaaatgaaaatctgtctaggaaaaaaaaaatcattctgtctTATAACTGCAATATGAACATCATATGCTCCAACAGCTTTATTCTGTTCAGAGCTAGGAGTAGCTTTTAAAGGTCAAACCAGTTAACCACcactttaaaatagaaatacaattGGTCTAGtcaatttttcattattttttcctgtaaacttGTTGTAGGTCAGCAGAAGATGAGGCAGGAGTTTCCCTTCCTTTGCAGACAAGACCACAAGTGATTCTTTCCTACTGAAGCCTCCATTAGGTTTAACATCCCAACACCACTGAAAGAAATCTCCAAATAACCACTGCCTTGGGCCGTGCCTTTTATATCTTATGGGGTTTTATAATCATTTTTGTATCTCATTAGCTATCTCCAGGTATCTAGGAAAACTGGAGGTGGCTATGACCTCAAGACCCTGATGTACCCACCACGTTCAAGTTTTTCCTGTTGTACCCGCCAATAAGGAAGATCTCATTTTCACAGACTTCAGCTGTCAGCAGGTTGCTGCACGTCTTGGCAAGAACggctctctccttcctccccaccagAGTCAGCTGCTTGGTTCCAAATATTGTCTGCAAGGGCGCAAGAAAACAGGTCACCGTGGGTCCTGCAACATGTGTCCCCTCTTCATGGGAACCGCCTGTCCCCAGccagtgctggcaggcagctcctcAATATAGTTGCTGACACATTTGGCTAGCCAGCTTTTCAAGGAGGTTGACCCATGGTCACACCCAACTCTCAGAGCAGCGTGAAAACATCAGTGATCAGTGTCCTTTCCATGCTGTGCCATCATCCCCATCATCCTGGTGCATCATCTCTAAGGTACCAGCTTCCAGACCTCAGCCCAGGATGGCCAGACTCATACCATTCATCTGCCATGGGTGTTGACAGATGCTGCTCAGGTGGAGCATGTCCAGGGAGAGTGCCAGCtccccttccagcccttctccaGCCGCTGGAGCAAAGGGTGGAAGGGAggcagtgcagggctgctctcaggcTACAGGTCTGGGGTGTGGTGAGGTCAATAAGCAAAAACATAAACAGTAATGGTAGAGGGTTATGGATATTTTAAACCCTGAAAGCTGGTGGCGCTCAACCGGGTGGAGAGGGACATCCCTGTTTGGGATCCTGGGATCGCTCACCTCCCCACACGCATCTCCAGTGCCTGCGGCAGGTATGGGCTCAGTgcacagcagcaatgctgggGACGTGAGCTGCCAAAAGCTCCTGGGCTTTGATAGTAATAATACACAAACCCCTCACATACCTTCAGCACCGTGTCTGGTAAAAACGCTATCTTTAACACGGGGCCTTTGACATGATGAAAGGTGTAGAGAGGAGCCAGCGCAAAGAAGAGTTTGATTTTTTCAGCCAGGTGTGGCATGCTCGAAAATGCTATGAaacctgaaaagcagcaagagatCACGATGGTAACCCCAACATGGAGAGCACTCATCCCAGACCTCCTGTCTGAGGCACAGGGCCTGGAGAAAATGAAGCTGCAGTTCTCCTAGAGGTAAGCACCACTCAGGATGGCTTGGCAAGGTGCAGCAATCCTCTCCCATTCAGAAGGACCAAGAAGGCAGGTGGGGAAAGTGGCCCTATGGACCAACACAGCCCCGtgcccagcagcctccagtATGGGACAGGCATCAATGCCCCTCTCCTGTGGCAAGCCGATGCCCTGCTCCCACCCATGGcccactcctcctcctcactcACCTAGAGAGTTGCCCTGAGCGTGGCCAATGTAGAACAGTTTCTCCTGCCTGGTTTGCCTTAGGATGAAGCCCACCATGGCAGGGAGATCATACACGGCCATCTCGTGGAAGCTGGGGAGCAAGAGGAGAAGTTGGAGGAGATGCCCATCTCCCAACCTCCCATGGACATCAGGTGGTTGGCACTGACAGCTCAGAATCCCAGCCCTGTCCTTGGTGGCCTCCTCACCTGAAATCCCAAAACTCTTCTTGGTCAACAGAAAGATTCAGGTGCCGGTGGGACCAGCTATTGCCCCGGCAGTTTCCGATCCAGACATCGTACCCCGCATCAGCTAGGATGAAGCCCAAGCTGCTGTTGGGGAGGTTGTCCACCCAGTCACCACCATCTAAACTGAACCCATGCACTATCAACACAGGTAACCTGGATCCTGTAAGAGGAGAAATCAGGTATTCAACACAAGAAAATCCCTTCCcatatggaaataaaatctcTCTGTGCATCTCAGTATTATTTTCTGCAGGCACCACATTAAATATTCCCTTCTCCCATTATTTCCTTGCCTCTGctggtgctttttttgtttgaaggaCTTTTTCCACCCCTGGCCCTGAGGTATCAGGGAATCTTGGACCAGAGCAAGGGGTTTgctccagggaaggagccacTGGGGCTCTCTGGGTCATGCTGCCCCGTCCTGGATGCAGCAAAACACAATGCTGAACTCCTGCATCTCCAAGGACAGCTCAAGGGAGGTGGGCAAAAACTTTTCATCACTCTTCCAGCTGCCAAAACTGTGTCTAAAGGCACAAGCATCCACGCTGGCTTCCCCTTGTGCACTGCCCCATCTCTGAGCAGGGTCACGGCTGCTTTACCCTTGATGAAATGGAGCGCACCTGAGTGTCCAGCTCCCCCCTTGTCGTGGGGAATCCGGTTGAGGCTGAGGAAGTAGCCATCCTCTGTCAGCACATCGTACTCCTCACTGGGATACCCATGGAAACAGATCTTCTGGCTCTGCGGGGACAATGGTCCAAGGGGAGAGGGTGACCCATTGCTGTCCATCACCCTGTTGCCTGACCCAGTGACACCCCCTCCTGCCACCCATGCTCTCCAGTGTCATCCCTGCCTGCACACACCTCAAGAGAGAGCATGAGAGACCAACCTCCAGCTGAGATTATGAAGTGGCATCCATGCAAACATAGGAAACTCTTGATGTCCCAAGCCCCTGGCTGAGTCCAGGTGCAGATAACAGGGTAAGGGATGGGGAGAGCCCAGCTGGTCCCTCGGAGAGGACTTCAGGCACACCACCTGGGGAAGTCCCTGTCCCACGGGTGTTTGTTTGACCCCCCCAGCACTTACGATGTTCATGAACTGCTCGGGGTTGTCATAGCTCACTCCAGCGTGTGGGATGCCATCGCCCAGC
Encoded proteins:
- the LOC101915290 gene encoding lipase member M-like; its protein translation is MWLLLAALCLGQGLGDGIPHAGVSYDNPEQFMNISQKICFHGYPSEEYDVLTEDGYFLSLNRIPHDKGGAGHSGSRLPVLIVHGFSLDGGDWVDNLPNSSLGFILADAGYDVWIGNCRGNSWSHRHLNLSVDQEEFWDFSFHEMAVYDLPAMVGFILRQTRQEKLFYIGHAQGNSLGFIAFSSMPHLAEKIKLFFALAPLYTFHHVKGPVLKIAFLPDTVLKTIFGTKQLTLVGRKERAVLAKTCSNLLTAEVCENEIFLIGGYNRKNLNVSRLNVYLAHFPDYTSVKTLLHWGQTAKTGEFKQFDYGEKNQEKYNQASPPLYRIEDMTVPTVLWSGGEDWVNPPAETQRLLPRITSLIRHEHFPDWNHFDHHWGQDAPQRMYRQIVTLMDQNP